The Glycine max cultivar Williams 82 chromosome 12, Glycine_max_v4.0, whole genome shotgun sequence genome window below encodes:
- the LOC100809876 gene encoding F-box protein SKIP16-like produces the protein MGLESVGDLAINVILKKLGAQDIARVACVSKRFSSSASDDTLWINLCFNELALTQPLDHLGNPLSSFKECYLAWRGAFVMYPWSLVKRVKRCWDRIKTWLTNNFPEAEATLCKGATEADIQELENVLKVKLPLPTRILYRFHNGQEFAKADPETSTFGRSLGLIGGYSFYGHLVNVYLLPICQIILETQQTRRRLSFLRRSKYVLVAASSTYSRKLFFLNCTNGQLYVGTRSPLTERDIIPCVPHDLISLHQELNSSEQQDAMLLWLEEHGRRLEHGFIKLHDEGNGKSINLFPEEPHICSTAVTNGVKVRASALVIPELMDLQDDLGEYLFAYSIRLSLEPQGCIINGMSFSSCQLHWRHWIIRANDIVISDVSGKAVIGQFPLLRPGAQEFVYQSCTPLPTPSGSIEGSFTFIPGRLADPKGDPFLATVARFPLQLPDYIF, from the exons GCGTGTGTGAGCAAAAGGTTCAGTTCTTCCGCTTCCGATGACACTCTTTGGATCAATCTCTGCTTCAATGAACTCGCTTTGACACAACCCCTCGATCATCTCGGAAACCCTCTCTCTTCCTTCAAG GAATGCTATCTAGCATGGAGAGGAGCTTTTGTTATGTACCCTTGGTCTCTTGTTAAGCGTGTAAAAAGGTGCTGGGATAGAATAAAAACCTGGTTGACCAATAATTTTCCTGAAGCGGAGGCCACTCTTTGTAAAGGTGCAACTGAAGCTGACATTCAGGAGTTGGAGAATGTATTAAAGGTGAAATTGCCTCTTCCTACAAGGATCCTTTATCGCTTTCACAATGGGCAAGAATTTGCAAAGGCAGATCCAGAAACTAGTACATTTGGCAGATCTTTGGGTCTAATTGGTGGCTACTCCTTCTATGGTCATTTGGTGAATgtttatctattacctatatgtCAGATAATCCTAGAAACTCAGCAAACTAGGCGTCGCTTGAGCTTTTTAAGAAGATCAAAGTATGTTCTTGTGGCTGCTTCATCCACATACAGTAGAAAGTTGTTTTTCCTCAACTGTACCAATGGTCAACTATATGTCGGGACCAGGTCTCCTCTTACCGAAAGAGACATAATCCCTTGTGTACCTCATGACCTGATTAGTTTACATCAGGAATTGAATAGTTCAGAGCAACAAGATGCCATGCTACTGTGGTTAGAAGAACATGGTCGCCGTTTAGAACACGGCTTTatcaaacttcatgatgaaggAAATGGCAAAAGCATTAATCTTTTCCCAGAAGAACCCCATATTTGTTCAACGGCTGTTACTAATGGTGTGAAG GTTCGCGCTTCTGCACTGGTTATCCCTGAGTTGATGGATCTTCAAGATGACCTTGGAGAGTACTTATTTGCTTATTCAATCCGCTTGTCCCTTGAACCTCAAGGATGCATTATTAATGGAATGTCCTTCAGCTCTTGCCAGCTCCATTGGAGGCACTGGATCATCCGTGCTAATGATATTGTTATATCTGATGTCAGTGGAAAAGCTGTTATAGGACAG TTTCCACTTTTGCGTCCGGGTGCTCAAGAATTTGTTTATCAGAGTTGCACGCCTCTACCAACACCATCAGGTTCTATTGAAGGTTCTTTTACATTTATACCCGGCAG ATTGGCAGACCCAAAAGGAGACCCTTTTCTAGCTACAGTGGCTCGTTTCCCGCTCCAGCTGCCAGACtatatattctga